In one Elephas maximus indicus isolate mEleMax1 chromosome 9, mEleMax1 primary haplotype, whole genome shotgun sequence genomic region, the following are encoded:
- the LOC126082901 gene encoding olfactory receptor 1L3-like, translating to MGMFNLTRLSEFILLGLSSQPEDQKPLFALFFIIYLVTLMGNLLIILAIRSDPKLQNPMYFFLSILSFADICYTTVIVPKMLMNFLSETKTIAYAECLTQMYFFLVFGNMDSYLLAVMAIDRYVAICNPFHYVTVMSHRRCVLLLSFSIAFSCLHSLLHVLLVNRLTFCASNVIHHFFCDVSPVLKLSCSSTSISELAAMTEGLVSVMAPFVCIIISYLQILIAVLKMPSAAGKHKAFSTCSSHLTVVTLFYGTIIYVYFQPLSSYNVNDRIATIIYTVLTSMLNPFIYSLRNKDMKRGLEKLISRIKSQTDKLSSTESNKIPGP from the coding sequence ATGGGAATGTTTAACTTAACAAGACTCTCTGAATTCATCCTTTTGGGACTTTCTTCTCAGCCTGAAGACCAGAAACCACTCTTTGCCCTCTTTTTCATAATCTACCTCGTCACCTTAATGGGAAACTTGCTCATTATTTTGGCCATCCGCTCTGATCCTAAGCTCCAAAATCCCATGTATTTCTTTCTAAGTATCTTGTCTTTTGCTGACATTTGCTACACGACAGTCATAGTCCCCAAGATGTTGATGAACTTCTTATCAGAGACTAAGACTATTGCCTATGCTGAATGTCTGACACAGAtgtatttcttcctagtctttggaAACATGGACAGTTATCTCCTGGCAGTGATGGCCATTGACCGCTATGTAGCTATTTGTAATCCTTTCCACTATGTCACTGTTATGAGCCACAGACGCTGTGTGTTGCTACTGTCATTTTCCATTGCTTTCTCCTGTCTCCACTCCCTCCTACATGTCCTCCTGGTGAATCGCCTCACCTTTTGTGCTTCAAATGTTATCCAtcactttttttgtgatgttagcCCAGTTCTGAAACTGTCCTGCTCTTCTACCTCCATCAGTGAACTTGCAGCCATGACGGAAGGGCTGGTCTCTGTGATGGCTCCTTTTGTCTGTATCATCATCTCTTATCTGCAAATCCTCATTGCAGTTCTCAAGATGCCCTCAGCTGCTGGAAAAcacaaagccttctccacctgcagCTCTCATCTCACTGTGGTCACTCTATTTTATGGAACAATTATCTATGTCTATTTCCAGCCCTTGTCCAGCTATAATGTTAACGACCGGATAGCAACAATCATCTACACAGTATTGACATCGATGTTAAACCCATTTATCTACAGTCTAAGGAACAAAGACATGAAACGGGGCTTAGAGAAATTGATAAGCAGGATTAAGTCTCAAACGGATAAgctttcttctacagaatctaACAAAATCCCTGGACCATGA